A genomic window from Xenorhabdus cabanillasii includes:
- a CDS encoding DUF1240 domain-containing protein, which produces MKNKYIKLLGSLIMLIVVTSIMIPVSEYIISLVLMKDLIVFSGAVVMYALSFPLIFYSMAGSAFFFIFNRLPKHNEFIVKYLSKLMFISLIIGFPISFFVSYQLKNDGYLVCEKISWMSPTTYVKDIKLCN; this is translated from the coding sequence ATGAAGAATAAATACATTAAATTATTAGGTTCTTTGATAATGCTTATTGTAGTTACAAGTATTATGATTCCTGTTAGCGAATACATTATTTCTTTAGTGCTTATGAAAGATTTGATAGTGTTTTCTGGTGCGGTTGTAATGTACGCTTTATCATTTCCACTCATATTTTATTCTATGGCAGGGTCTGCTTTTTTCTTCATATTTAATAGATTGCCAAAACATAATGAATTTATCGTGAAATATTTGAGCAAATTAATGTTTATTTCATTAATTATCGGTTTTCCGATATCTTTTTTTGTGAGTTATCAATTGAAAAATGATGGCTATTTGGTTTGTGAGAAAATTTCATGGATGTCACCTACTACTTATGTTAAAGACATTAAGTTATGTAATTGA